From a single Pseudomonas cremoricolorata genomic region:
- the fba gene encoding class II fructose-bisphosphate aldolase (catalyzes the reversible aldol condensation of dihydroxyacetonephosphate and glyceraldehyde 3-phosphate in the Calvin cycle, glycolysis, and/or gluconeogenesis) has product MALISMRQMLDHAAEFGYGVPAFNVNNLEQMRAIMEAADKTDSPVIVQASAGARKYAGAPFLRHLILAAIEEFPHIPVCMHQDHGTSPDVCQRSIQLGFSSVMMDGSLREDGKTPADYDYNVRVTQQTVAFAHACGVSVEGELGCLGSLETGQAGEEDGIGAEGTLDHSQMLTDPEEAADFVNKTQVDALAIAIGTSHGAYKFTKPPTGDILAIDRIKEIHKRIPNTHLVMHGSSSVPQEWLKIINEYGGDIKETYGVPVEEIVEGIKYGVRKVNIDTDLRLASTGAMRRHMAQNPSEFDPRKFFAETVKAMRDVCIARYEAFGTAGHASKIKPITLEAMFQRYAKGELKAKVN; this is encoded by the coding sequence ATGGCACTCATTAGCATGCGCCAGATGCTGGACCACGCCGCCGAGTTCGGTTACGGCGTTCCAGCTTTCAACGTCAACAACCTCGAGCAGATGCGCGCCATCATGGAAGCCGCCGACAAGACCGACTCGCCGGTCATCGTCCAGGCCTCTGCCGGTGCACGCAAATACGCCGGCGCGCCGTTCCTGCGCCACCTGATCCTGGCGGCCATCGAAGAATTCCCGCACATCCCGGTGTGCATGCACCAGGACCACGGCACCAGCCCTGACGTCTGCCAGCGCTCGATCCAACTGGGCTTCAGCTCGGTGATGATGGACGGCTCGCTCAGGGAAGATGGCAAGACCCCTGCCGACTACGACTACAACGTTCGCGTCACCCAGCAGACCGTGGCATTCGCCCATGCCTGCGGTGTGTCGGTGGAAGGCGAGCTGGGCTGCCTGGGCAGCCTGGAAACCGGCCAGGCCGGTGAAGAAGATGGCATCGGCGCCGAAGGCACCCTGGACCACAGCCAGATGCTCACCGACCCGGAAGAGGCCGCCGACTTCGTCAACAAGACCCAGGTCGACGCCCTGGCGATCGCCATCGGCACCAGCCACGGCGCCTACAAATTCACCAAGCCGCCAACCGGTGACATCCTCGCCATCGACCGCATCAAGGAAATCCACAAGCGCATTCCCAACACCCACCTGGTGATGCACGGTTCCTCCTCGGTGCCGCAAGAGTGGCTGAAGATCATCAACGAGTACGGCGGCGACATCAAAGAAACCTACGGCGTGCCGGTCGAAGAGATCGTCGAAGGCATCAAGTACGGCGTGCGCAAGGTCAACATCGACACCGACCTGCGTCTGGCCTCCACCGGTGCCATGCGCCGCCACATGGCCCAGAATCCAAGCGAGTTCGACCCACGCAAGTTCTTCGCCGAAACCGTGAAGGCCATGCGTGACGTGTGCATCGCCCGTTACGAAGCCTTTGGCACTGCCGGCCACGCTTCGAAGATCAAGCCGATCACCCTCGAAGCGATGTTCCAGCGTTACGCCAAGGGTGAGTTGAAGGCCAAGGTCAACTGA
- a CDS encoding phosphoglycerate kinase: MTVLKMTDLDLTGKRVLIREDLNVPVKDGVVTSDARIQAALPTIKLALEKGAALMVCSHLGRPSEGEFSAENSLKPVADYLSKALGRDVPLVADYLGGVEVKPGEVVLFENVRFNKGEKKNADELAQQYAALCDVFVMDAFGTAHRAEGSTHGVAKFAKVAAAGPLLAAELDALGKALKAPAKPMAAIVAGSKVSTKLDVLNSLSSVCDLLIVGGGIANTFLAAAGHPVGKSLYEPDLVETAKAIAAKVNVPLPSDVVVAKEFAESAEATVKAIADVAADDMILDIGPQTAAHFAELLKSSKTILWNGPVGVFEFDQFGKGTEVLAKAIAESQAFSIAGGGDTLAAIDKYGVSADISYISTGGGAFLEFVEGKVLPAVEVLEQRAKG, encoded by the coding sequence ACCGACCTCGACCTGACCGGTAAGCGCGTACTGATCCGCGAAGACCTCAACGTGCCTGTGAAGGACGGAGTGGTCACCAGCGACGCTCGTATCCAGGCCGCGCTGCCGACCATCAAGCTGGCGCTGGAAAAAGGCGCGGCGCTGATGGTCTGCTCGCACCTGGGACGCCCGAGCGAAGGTGAGTTCTCGGCCGAGAACAGCCTCAAACCAGTTGCCGACTACCTGAGCAAGGCGCTGGGCCGTGACGTGCCGCTGGTGGCCGACTACCTCGGTGGCGTCGAGGTCAAGCCAGGTGAAGTGGTGCTGTTCGAGAACGTGCGCTTCAACAAGGGCGAGAAGAAAAACGCCGATGAGTTGGCCCAGCAGTATGCGGCGCTGTGCGACGTCTTCGTCATGGACGCCTTCGGCACCGCGCACCGCGCCGAGGGCTCGACCCATGGCGTGGCCAAGTTCGCCAAGGTCGCGGCCGCAGGCCCGCTGCTGGCCGCCGAGCTGGATGCGCTGGGCAAGGCCCTGAAAGCACCGGCCAAGCCAATGGCGGCGATCGTTGCCGGTTCCAAGGTGTCGACCAAACTCGACGTGCTCAACAGCCTGAGCAGCGTCTGCGACCTGCTGATCGTCGGCGGCGGTATCGCCAACACCTTCCTCGCCGCTGCCGGCCATCCGGTGGGCAAATCGCTGTACGAGCCTGACCTGGTCGAGACCGCCAAGGCCATCGCCGCCAAGGTCAACGTGCCGCTGCCGAGCGATGTGGTGGTGGCCAAGGAATTCGCCGAGAGCGCCGAAGCCACGGTCAAGGCCATCGCCGACGTGGCTGCCGACGACATGATCCTGGACATCGGTCCGCAGACCGCAGCGCACTTCGCCGAACTGCTGAAATCGTCCAAGACCATTCTGTGGAACGGCCCGGTTGGGGTGTTCGAGTTCGACCAGTTCGGAAAGGGCACCGAAGTGCTGGCCAAGGCCATCGCCGAGAGTCAGGCTTTCTCCATTGCCGGCGGTGGTGACACCCTGGCGGCGATCGATAAATATGGCGTCAGTGCCGATATCTCCTACATTTCCACCGGTGGTGGTGCGTTCCTCGAATTCGTCGAAGGCAAGGTGCTGCCGGCGGTCGAGGTTCTGGAACAGCGGGCCAAGGGCTGA
- a CDS encoding MliC family protein, producing the protein MKALMAAMAVATLAGCSLLQPSAPSVADNWTRWVCDSQTEVLWRFTDASRSAMDVRLGSRAYHLQAEPSGSGALYSDGVLAMHTKGDEGLVYWVATDDLIGRGCKAP; encoded by the coding sequence ATGAAAGCGCTGATGGCTGCCATGGCCGTGGCGACACTGGCAGGCTGCTCGCTGCTGCAACCGTCCGCACCGTCGGTGGCGGATAACTGGACCCGCTGGGTCTGCGACAGCCAGACCGAAGTGCTGTGGCGCTTCACCGATGCCTCGCGCAGCGCCATGGACGTGCGCCTGGGCAGTCGCGCCTACCACTTGCAGGCCGAGCCCAGCGGCTCGGGCGCGTTGTACAGCGACGGTGTGCTGGCGATGCACACCAAGGGTGATGAAGGCCTGGTGTACTGGGTCGCCACCGACGATCTGATTGGGCGGGGCTGCAAGGCACCGTGA